One segment of Vulcanisaeta thermophila DNA contains the following:
- a CDS encoding FkbM family methyltransferase, with protein sequence MGVIDLLKIDVEGAEGKVIMGASRTLSITRRVIVELRRGTLWVVDYLRRFGFRLVDYGWRGGYGNFFFVKS encoded by the coding sequence TTGGGCGTTATTGACTTGCTTAAGATTGATGTTGAGGGGGCGGAGGGGAAGGTTATAATGGGTGCTTCGAGGACCCTTAGTATTACTAGGAGGGTTATTGTTGAGTTGAGGCGTGGTACGCTTTGGGTGGTTGATTATCTTAGGAGGTTTGGTTTTAGGCTTGTGGATTATGGGTGGCGTGGTGGTTATGGTAACTTTTTCTTTGTTAAGTCGTGA
- a CDS encoding DUF2079 domain-containing protein has protein sequence MNSLRRYGAFTRIGVLASIPLLAQFYIIWSLGYLKIEPSLYNYTTLHLSAALFTTGLLLMVLPLIIRQVREAVNDRYYATTLLIYLAVTYELAYLASVPPYYSLSLGASLDTATYLQSFASMTYYRKFLVSFVGPFFSVHASPILLLIYPIYLTYPSIQWLMTIQVIILTLPMPLIYKLGMELFRDSKYALATALLYVLYPWIATAYQPFEVVTLAGTFITMTLASMYIRDKRAYWASITLAMASIEYAPIFGIGLAIYQATMREYRKWSIPTLAYSTAWLIADYYLVMYFSNGTHNIFANLYGSALSALLTQITGKILHYPTYSTAHDPGITKYLSGIAQQALDQLNIKIQYLIMTLGPLAFLNLLEPQSILLMPWLASLMTNFTPYYTPWTYYTILVGAAALPSAIWTLRRVSNTTRRRVFTALLVINTVMAILMGPLTPASGLYYGNTIPNWSAPTTNQYYMAMIQLANYIPWNATVAVPATATPWYSITRYGPMVQFLGPTQDTEYVVYSPLIPTGYPYSTEGSEYKPYIFNDGAWILRANYTGPVKVIGGFEYRGTYVINPVLPMEYQYPIATVPPTEITITINTEAETRGLITTLNTTLLKEQLQQPQGIACGMEPGPGEVPIPAGTYIAQPLTINRTTTIKTITIFTSYITGLATAQLAITTNPLITQQDTLYKYTFGTPWWCPPHSWATPITANPGITLKPGTYYVILTFPVTGQTICEDTPGMPKAILINATTGQVIKQLPCTLGIVITTNESQGKATTPSITVSILNRTEQINSTTTTIKVRVNSTEPLTLTIVPKTTQINEQITLKINIETEKLNNKPGIPWYTIPTLALTPTYALTALAAAIHVEKIKRITYITT, from the coding sequence ATGAATTCGCTTAGGCGCTATGGCGCATTCACTAGGATTGGTGTACTCGCCTCAATACCACTGCTTGCGCAATTCTACATAATATGGTCCCTAGGCTACCTAAAAATAGAACCAAGCCTATACAACTACACAACACTACACCTGTCAGCAGCCCTATTCACCACGGGACTGCTACTGATGGTACTACCATTGATAATTAGGCAGGTGAGGGAGGCAGTGAATGATAGGTACTACGCAACAACACTACTAATATACCTGGCAGTAACCTACGAACTAGCATACCTAGCCTCAGTACCACCATACTACAGCCTAAGCCTAGGCGCAAGCCTGGACACAGCCACGTACCTACAGTCCTTCGCCTCAATGACATACTACAGGAAATTCCTAGTGAGCTTCGTGGGCCCATTCTTCTCAGTACACGCATCACCAATACTCCTCCTCATATACCCAATATACCTAACATACCCATCAATACAATGGCTCATGACAATACAGGTCATAATCCTAACACTACCCATGCCACTAATATACAAACTAGGCATGGAGTTATTCAGGGATAGCAAGTACGCACTAGCCACGGCACTACTCTACGTACTATACCCATGGATAGCAACGGCGTACCAACCATTCGAGGTAGTCACCCTGGCAGGCACATTCATAACCATGACCCTGGCATCCATGTACATACGGGACAAGAGGGCCTACTGGGCCTCAATAACCCTGGCCATGGCATCAATAGAGTACGCACCAATCTTCGGAATAGGGCTGGCAATCTACCAAGCAACCATGAGGGAGTATAGGAAGTGGTCAATACCAACACTAGCCTATTCCACGGCCTGGCTAATAGCCGATTACTACCTAGTCATGTACTTTAGCAACGGAACCCACAACATATTCGCAAACCTCTACGGCTCAGCCCTAAGCGCATTACTAACGCAAATAACGGGAAAAATACTCCACTACCCAACATACAGCACAGCGCATGATCCAGGGATCACCAAGTACCTAAGCGGCATAGCCCAGCAGGCCCTGGACCAACTAAACATAAAGATCCAGTATCTAATAATGACCCTGGGACCCCTTGCATTCCTAAACCTACTGGAACCACAATCAATACTACTAATGCCCTGGCTAGCATCACTAATGACGAACTTCACACCATACTACACACCCTGGACCTACTACACAATACTAGTGGGCGCAGCGGCACTACCCAGCGCAATATGGACCCTAAGGAGGGTGAGCAACACCACGAGGAGGAGGGTATTCACGGCATTACTGGTCATAAACACCGTGATGGCAATACTCATGGGACCACTAACACCAGCATCGGGGCTCTACTACGGCAATACAATACCCAACTGGTCAGCACCAACAACAAACCAATACTACATGGCAATGATACAACTGGCCAATTACATACCCTGGAACGCCACAGTGGCAGTGCCAGCCACGGCAACCCCATGGTACTCAATAACCAGGTACGGACCCATGGTACAATTCTTAGGGCCGACCCAGGACACGGAATACGTGGTATACTCACCACTGATACCCACAGGATACCCATACAGCACAGAGGGCAGTGAGTACAAACCATACATCTTCAACGACGGAGCATGGATACTAAGGGCAAACTACACAGGCCCCGTAAAGGTGATAGGGGGCTTCGAGTACAGGGGCACGTACGTAATAAACCCAGTACTACCCATGGAGTACCAATACCCAATAGCCACGGTACCACCTACGGAGATAACAATAACCATAAACACAGAGGCGGAGACCCGGGGACTCATAACCACACTAAACACCACACTACTCAAGGAACAACTACAACAACCCCAGGGCATAGCCTGCGGAATGGAACCGGGCCCAGGCGAGGTACCAATACCAGCGGGCACATACATAGCACAACCACTAACCATAAACAGAACAACCACAATAAAAACAATAACAATATTCACATCATACATAACAGGCCTAGCAACAGCACAGTTGGCAATAACCACGAACCCCTTGATCACACAACAAGACACACTCTACAAATACACCTTCGGAACACCATGGTGGTGCCCACCCCACAGCTGGGCAACACCAATCACGGCAAACCCAGGAATCACACTAAAGCCAGGGACATACTACGTAATACTCACATTCCCAGTAACCGGACAAACAATATGCGAAGACACACCAGGAATGCCGAAGGCGATACTCATAAACGCAACCACGGGCCAGGTAATAAAGCAGTTACCATGCACCCTGGGCATAGTAATAACAACAAACGAAAGCCAGGGCAAAGCCACAACACCAAGCATTACAGTGTCAATACTAAACAGGACAGAACAAATAAACAGCACCACAACAACAATTAAAGTAAGAGTAAACAGCACAGAACCACTAACCCTAACAATAGTACCAAAAACCACACAAATAAATGAACAAATAACACTAAAAATAAACATAGAAACAGAAAAATTAAATAACAAACCAGGAATACCCTGGTACACAATACCAACACTCGCCCTAACACCCACATACGCACTGACGGCACTAGCCGCAGCAATACACGTGGAGAAAATAAAAAGAATCACCTACATCACGACTTAA
- a CDS encoding lipopolysaccharide biosynthesis protein: protein MRRESSLFGVLFNYMPTVVNYALAVVYVVVLTKFIPVQEYGYYNALLAIVNILGFTIPIPGINSAIAREAGIRFARGEAVDQFFAAIVLLSLVMTAVYAIALVLAMPLYLGSGIPGWFLGIVYIYIIAFAFQAVAGALGLYLWFSGRVVTLGVGGTLSTLVLRASQVILIVALRNVYALALSTLLSSLVQFTYYMGSVRSVPNPAKGLGILSTGFRRYLNFGLQSWILGYMGTLTLSLFTYLIYRFLGPKPTAVLGLALVMVNAITAFGGAVGTVLGSRVSQGLGLGVNTRGIMGKYAISSLITASVATQLVILALPVLPRIGIVNGDYVGSIPYASMLMGSAPMAVLTSVLTSYYWVIGNGWYAVTANTLGLAVGLGLYAALGWWGPLALIPAYYAVFTVTALAFWFRERWDPVGLWPSAALVALAMASSLVTVITAHPLTWPLAQVLTLMVSLGILYIKKPLPNILDQVPRVLRPLVRHFVSQ, encoded by the coding sequence GTGCGTAGGGAGTCTTCGCTGTTTGGTGTGTTGTTCAATTACATGCCTACGGTCGTTAATTACGCGTTGGCTGTTGTTTACGTAGTAGTCCTCACCAAGTTCATACCGGTTCAGGAATACGGTTATTACAATGCTCTCCTTGCCATTGTAAACATACTGGGCTTTACCATACCAATACCGGGCATTAACAGCGCCATTGCCAGGGAGGCCGGTATTAGGTTTGCCAGGGGTGAGGCTGTGGATCAATTCTTCGCTGCCATAGTCCTACTCTCACTGGTTATGACTGCCGTGTACGCGATAGCCCTGGTCCTAGCCATGCCCCTTTACCTGGGTAGTGGTATTCCTGGTTGGTTCCTGGGCATTGTCTACATATACATAATCGCCTTCGCATTCCAGGCAGTTGCGGGGGCCCTGGGCCTCTACCTATGGTTTAGTGGTAGGGTTGTTACACTGGGTGTGGGTGGCACCCTATCCACGCTGGTCCTCAGGGCCTCGCAGGTAATCCTCATAGTGGCCTTGCGCAACGTCTATGCTCTGGCTCTATCCACATTACTGAGCTCCCTTGTGCAATTCACCTACTACATGGGGAGTGTTAGGTCCGTGCCAAACCCCGCGAAGGGCCTCGGCATACTTAGTACGGGGTTTAGGCGCTACCTTAATTTTGGCCTTCAGTCCTGGATCCTCGGTTACATGGGCACTTTGACATTGAGCCTATTCACGTACCTCATCTACAGGTTCCTTGGGCCTAAGCCCACGGCGGTGCTGGGGCTGGCCCTGGTCATGGTCAATGCCATAACGGCGTTTGGGGGCGCCGTGGGAACCGTGCTAGGTAGTAGGGTCTCTCAGGGGCTTGGGCTTGGGGTTAATACCAGGGGTATCATGGGTAAATACGCAATTTCCTCCCTAATAACCGCCTCAGTGGCCACGCAGTTGGTTATCCTGGCACTCCCCGTGCTCCCTAGGATTGGAATTGTGAATGGTGATTATGTGGGGTCCATACCTTACGCATCCATGCTCATGGGCTCGGCACCAATGGCGGTCCTAACCTCGGTGTTAACATCGTACTATTGGGTAATCGGTAATGGTTGGTATGCGGTGACTGCGAACACGCTGGGTTTGGCCGTGGGCCTTGGACTTTACGCGGCGCTGGGTTGGTGGGGCCCCCTGGCCCTGATCCCCGCTTACTACGCGGTCTTCACGGTCACGGCACTGGCCTTCTGGTTCAGGGAGAGGTGGGACCCAGTGGGCCTATGGCCCAGCGCGGCCCTGGTGGCCCTGGCCATGGCCTCCTCGCTAGTCACGGTGATCACGGCTCACCCACTCACCTGGCCCCTGGCGCAGGTACTGACGTTGATGGTGTCCCTGGGCATACTCTACATTAAGAAGCCACTACCCAACATCCTGGACCAGGTGCCAAGGGTACTGAGGCCCCTGGTTAGGCACTTCGTGTCTCAGTGA
- a CDS encoding DUF2079 domain-containing protein produces MELKRAMNTVGLALLLSFYPMWFLAYLTNMPLNEYRQWALTLSLMFMTGLLLVITNAVRFIIRELRSNTHFRVLVILASILIALSASLSYVKYLTFNAYAWDLGIFMQSLYTTAYYHRLFYYTVELYMDPSGSFLGVHFSPVLFSLVPIYYLFPHALTLFITQSVLIFGASLPLYLIVRHLVGDDRTALLLSLSYLLNPGIISPIYFDFHVEAFIPMLYFLVILYLVRRDWVRFLAFTVLLLSIIEYMPIIAMMMAIPITYHIARSVGNRRVLLTVPLTFILITAVFFTTIPMAMHSLNEYKESLSVYNPLTIAGYSGNPLGFVHYALEKPFMVRYYLLSDFWVKVDYYLETSLPLAPSILSPLWLLPAIPYIAFSIMSNYTAYFLLNFQYPLYFLPQLFTAYAFALARLRRRGYFVALASLALTIILFLLYSALSPLANPNLYLYINYLNNPTVRYLYQVLSLIPRNASVLTTTNVFPHLANRIDAYVIPKTIPNYTGYVMGINATYILISIPSPGAYAALDKAMEQGYGLMATGPNLYLFKLGYDGDPVLQEPIDVFIPATSFLLGPSFGAVAVNYRGSTVYHWLPGYNGTFFLGPYYLAMLQGVYNITIYMAISGPCTGVVAMLRVTNPLGNETYAVLPVSCSDFPRPMAWVGLNMTVDLNEPATLMISCVNVTGVTGLYFEGVRVVGIDMAILK; encoded by the coding sequence GTGGAATTGAAAAGAGCCATGAACACGGTGGGGCTGGCATTACTCCTATCATTCTACCCCATGTGGTTCCTGGCATACCTCACAAACATGCCACTTAATGAGTATAGGCAGTGGGCCCTCACGCTCTCGCTAATGTTCATGACGGGGCTCTTATTGGTAATTACTAATGCCGTGAGGTTCATCATCAGGGAGTTAAGGTCCAATACCCACTTCAGGGTCCTCGTAATCCTGGCCTCAATACTCATTGCCCTCTCCGCATCGCTATCTTATGTTAAGTACCTCACCTTCAATGCCTATGCCTGGGATCTTGGGATTTTCATGCAGTCTCTATACACCACGGCCTATTACCACAGGTTGTTTTACTACACGGTTGAGTTGTACATGGACCCCTCGGGGAGTTTCCTAGGGGTTCACTTCAGCCCAGTGCTATTCTCCCTGGTCCCCATTTACTACCTATTCCCGCACGCACTGACCCTATTCATTACGCAGTCAGTGCTTATCTTCGGCGCCTCATTACCCCTATACCTCATTGTGAGGCATTTGGTTGGTGATGATAGAACGGCCCTACTCCTCTCACTATCATACCTACTGAACCCAGGCATCATCAGCCCCATCTACTTCGACTTCCACGTCGAGGCCTTCATACCCATGCTGTACTTCCTAGTGATTCTTTACCTGGTTAGGAGGGATTGGGTCAGGTTCCTGGCCTTCACGGTGTTGCTACTCTCCATCATTGAGTACATGCCCATCATAGCCATGATGATGGCAATACCCATTACATACCACATCGCCAGGTCCGTGGGGAACCGCAGGGTGTTGCTCACCGTGCCCCTCACCTTCATCCTAATCACCGCGGTATTCTTCACAACCATACCCATGGCCATGCACTCACTCAATGAGTACAAGGAGTCCCTGTCCGTTTATAATCCACTGACCATAGCGGGTTACTCGGGTAACCCCCTGGGCTTTGTTCATTACGCCCTTGAGAAGCCTTTCATGGTTAGGTACTACCTACTTAGTGATTTCTGGGTTAAGGTTGATTACTACCTCGAGACATCACTCCCCCTGGCCCCATCAATCCTATCCCCACTTTGGCTCCTGCCCGCCATACCATACATCGCCTTCTCCATAATGTCCAATTACACCGCCTATTTCCTCCTCAACTTCCAATACCCACTTTACTTCCTACCCCAGTTATTCACCGCCTACGCATTCGCCCTGGCTAGGCTAAGGAGGCGTGGTTACTTCGTGGCGTTGGCATCCCTAGCATTAACAATAATCCTCTTCCTACTCTACTCAGCCCTAAGCCCCCTGGCCAACCCCAACCTGTACCTGTACATTAACTACCTGAACAACCCCACGGTTAGGTACTTGTACCAGGTGCTAAGCCTAATACCCAGGAACGCCTCCGTACTAACCACAACCAATGTGTTCCCACACCTGGCCAATAGGATCGATGCCTACGTAATACCCAAGACAATACCCAACTACACGGGGTACGTGATGGGGATAAACGCCACGTACATACTCATAAGCATACCATCACCGGGCGCCTACGCTGCCCTGGATAAAGCCATGGAGCAGGGCTATGGGTTAATGGCCACCGGCCCCAACCTCTACCTATTCAAGCTAGGCTACGATGGCGACCCCGTGCTTCAGGAACCCATTGATGTGTTTATACCCGCCACATCATTCCTACTGGGCCCCAGTTTCGGTGCCGTGGCTGTCAATTACCGTGGATCCACGGTTTACCACTGGTTACCTGGGTATAACGGCACCTTCTTCCTGGGCCCGTACTACCTCGCAATGCTCCAGGGTGTTTACAACATCACAATTTACATGGCCATATCGGGGCCATGCACCGGCGTTGTGGCAATGCTCAGGGTAACCAACCCCCTGGGCAATGAGACATACGCAGTACTGCCCGTGTCCTGCAGCGACTTCCCAAGGCCCATGGCTTGGGTTGGGCTCAACATGACCGTTGACCTTAACGAGCCGGCTACATTAATGATTAGTTGCGTCAATGTCACTGGGGTTACTGGGCTTTACTTCGAGGGGGTTAGGGTCGTGGGGATTGATATGGCAATACTTAAATAA
- a CDS encoding glycosyltransferase — MISVVMTTYNAGRTIKMVLEGLFNVLNELGLDYELVVVDNESRDGTIDVLREFGARVKVMRCTRGRGRHEAALMSKGDYLLFYDADAYANPNLLSNFIEVTLKHGYEFALAHTGVYIMRRSLYVRSGGFMDLNFGEDIHLWARAFPMGRSIYFPIRVACNAPRIYAVRGYRGELRYARSPLYFILRLIKNETHRLRGLGLGPMEILNNAIKSNDLLMIMGALYLGPLSPIIGNRIVKSMSNLELLFNEELIHMGNIDEVSPDGGYLIQDIFHVRGWQRIYREFRLRLSKYDVSVIHHPYAEIIYSKPDIVECPPP, encoded by the coding sequence ATGATTTCCGTGGTAATGACCACTTACAATGCGGGGAGAACAATTAAGATGGTTCTTGAGGGCTTATTTAACGTTCTCAATGAGCTTGGATTAGATTATGAGTTGGTGGTTGTTGATAATGAGTCTAGGGATGGTACTATTGATGTGCTTAGGGAGTTTGGTGCCAGGGTTAAGGTTATGAGGTGTACCAGGGGTAGGGGTAGGCATGAGGCAGCCTTAATGAGTAAGGGCGATTACTTACTGTTTTATGACGCCGACGCCTACGCGAACCCCAATTTACTAAGCAACTTTATTGAAGTTACACTTAAGCATGGTTATGAGTTCGCACTCGCGCACACAGGTGTTTACATTATGAGGAGGAGTCTTTACGTAAGGAGTGGTGGGTTTATGGATCTGAACTTTGGTGAGGATATTCACTTATGGGCCCGTGCATTCCCAATGGGTAGATCTATTTACTTCCCCATTAGGGTGGCCTGTAATGCACCTAGAATATACGCCGTTAGGGGCTATAGGGGTGAGCTTAGATATGCAAGGTCACCACTGTACTTCATACTTAGGCTTATTAAGAATGAGACGCATAGATTAAGGGGTCTAGGCCTGGGGCCCATGGAGATTTTAAACAATGCAATTAAAAGCAATGATTTATTAATGATAATGGGTGCGCTCTACCTGGGTCCTTTATCACCTATAATAGGGAATAGGATTGTTAAGTCAATGTCTAACCTGGAACTTCTCTTCAACGAGGAATTGATCCATATGGGCAATATTGATGAGGTATCTCCGGATGGTGGTTACTTGATTCAGGATATATTTCATGTTAGGGGTTGGCAGCGTATTTATAGGGAGTTTAGGTTGAGATTGAGCAAATATGATGTGAGTGTAATTCACCACCCCTATGCAGAGATAATATACAGTAAACCCGACATTGTGGAGTGCCCTCCTCCTTAA
- a CDS encoding glycosyltransferase family 4 protein: MRVCILEEFTRMGGGQVYALQLSRALRELGHGVRFIVVGNARVSPNEDYTVVKARFRASYDPPSLFIDYLSFRKLMRELNHHVDNCDLVINNHPNFIPLNPGGRGFIVMHGLSFVDFIIDEWGNVKNEALFWFLSRNYRLYDGANYVYNSRYTMNLARRLLPRMGINAGREYILSPHYTVNIEKIPEKEDYVLTLGRLEWNKGLRELMHIAREIRRRIIVAGKTDARESKEVIRRLSTISNIEVMPDVDERTKEELYKGASIYLHLNRKENFGIAVLDAVASGTIPITPRSGAPWTDILEEGRYGLGYTGIDEVPKLIEKAEELINREEVFKSRIRYSPGNFRERLRGLIKDFEEPS, translated from the coding sequence ATGAGGGTCTGCATACTCGAGGAATTCACAAGAATGGGTGGCGGGCAGGTATATGCACTCCAGTTGTCCAGGGCATTGAGGGAGCTGGGGCATGGTGTTAGGTTCATAGTGGTTGGCAACGCGAGGGTTAGCCCCAATGAGGATTACACAGTGGTGAAGGCCAGGTTCAGGGCTTCGTACGACCCACCCTCACTGTTCATTGACTACCTAAGCTTTAGGAAGTTAATGAGGGAGTTAAACCACCACGTTGATAACTGCGACCTGGTGATAAACAACCACCCAAACTTCATACCATTGAACCCAGGTGGTAGGGGCTTCATAGTGATGCACGGGCTATCCTTCGTGGACTTCATAATCGATGAGTGGGGTAACGTAAAGAACGAGGCACTCTTTTGGTTCCTCTCCAGGAATTACAGGCTCTATGATGGGGCCAATTACGTGTACAACTCCAGGTACACCATGAACCTAGCAAGAAGGCTACTACCCAGGATGGGGATTAACGCGGGCAGGGAATACATACTAAGCCCACACTACACAGTGAACATAGAGAAAATCCCCGAGAAGGAGGACTACGTACTAACCCTGGGCAGGCTGGAGTGGAATAAGGGATTGAGGGAATTAATGCACATAGCCAGGGAAATCAGGAGGAGAATAATAGTGGCGGGCAAGACAGACGCCAGGGAATCCAAGGAGGTAATCAGGAGGCTAAGCACCATAAGCAATATAGAAGTGATGCCGGACGTAGATGAAAGAACAAAGGAGGAACTATACAAAGGGGCATCAATATACCTACACCTAAATAGGAAGGAGAACTTTGGAATAGCCGTGTTAGACGCCGTGGCCTCGGGAACAATACCCATAACCCCAAGGTCAGGGGCTCCGTGGACTGACATACTCGAGGAGGGCAGGTACGGACTAGGGTACACGGGCATTGATGAAGTACCAAAATTAATAGAAAAAGCCGAGGAATTAATAAACAGGGAGGAGGTATTCAAATCAAGGATTAGGTACAGCCCAGGGAACTTCAGGGAGAGGCTAAGGGGCTTAATTAAGGATTTTGAGGAACCCTCCTGA
- a CDS encoding FkbM family methyltransferase yields MLVIPRSLVLHYDDGVRDLVFFVRPYTVDYEFALVHEGYELLNWFYPSLRGGVFVDVGAHVGGYSVRACGLASKVVAIEPNSHVIEVLRVNAKLNGCGDEFMIINKALGDKPGRAWLLVRNSHGVLDSPRAFISEGSRGLVMVVLSHMGWMLIL; encoded by the coding sequence GTGCTCGTTATCCCTAGGTCTTTGGTTCTTCATTATGATGATGGTGTTAGGGATTTGGTGTTCTTTGTTAGGCCTTATACGGTTGATTACGAGTTTGCCCTTGTTCATGAGGGTTATGAGTTGCTTAATTGGTTTTATCCGTCATTGAGGGGTGGTGTCTTTGTTGATGTTGGTGCTCATGTTGGTGGTTACTCGGTTAGGGCTTGTGGGTTGGCTAGTAAGGTGGTTGCTATTGAGCCTAATTCCCACGTTATTGAGGTGCTTAGGGTAAATGCTAAGTTGAATGGTTGTGGGGATGAGTTTATGATTATTAATAAGGCATTGGGTGATAAGCCGGGTAGGGCTTGGCTTTTGGTGAGGAATAGTCATGGTGTGCTGGATAGCCCAAGGGCATTTATTAGTGAGGGCTCTAGGGGTTTGGTGATGGTGGTTTTGTCCCATATGGGGTGGATGTTGATACTTTAG
- a CDS encoding ATP-binding protein encodes MRKARVRFIDWDVEFIDRDLGIKQVEELAERGTYPVHVIYGPEGCGKTAFLKQATEILREHGYSVVHVNPMEGGEGRLGITDELRELLKDTLAITPLAPASALIDMAVRILYEALRRRLTRRIALLADDVFQAVGLDRAELLVKGFLNMIEHPQEPYERIVVLVASSEGLTRERIGRHSWAVLRMLWNMPMDGFKELYDLIPNPKPPFDYAWRWTGGNPRYLGQLYRAGWDVNHVINRIIKYKELDVAIRSLSQGQRQLLARAVEDPDVLYAEVREAQPLIDWLMERNLVIRVWDRNLDWVDTPPPEKDLELGIGRDFAWQTPIHREAVKRVLGILT; translated from the coding sequence ATGAGGAAGGCTAGGGTTCGCTTCATTGATTGGGATGTGGAGTTCATTGATAGGGATCTGGGCATTAAGCAGGTTGAGGAGTTAGCCGAGAGGGGTACCTACCCTGTGCACGTAATCTACGGGCCCGAAGGGTGCGGTAAGACGGCCTTCCTTAAACAAGCCACTGAGATATTGAGGGAGCATGGCTACTCCGTGGTCCACGTAAACCCAATGGAGGGTGGTGAGGGACGCCTTGGCATCACCGATGAGTTGAGGGAGTTATTGAAGGATACCTTGGCAATCACACCCCTGGCCCCCGCATCGGCATTGATAGACATGGCCGTTAGGATCCTCTACGAGGCCCTAAGGAGGAGGCTTACAAGGAGGATAGCCCTATTAGCGGATGACGTGTTTCAGGCAGTTGGCCTGGACAGGGCTGAGTTGCTTGTTAAGGGTTTCCTAAACATGATAGAGCACCCCCAGGAGCCCTACGAGAGGATTGTCGTCCTGGTGGCCTCGAGCGAGGGCTTGACCAGGGAGAGGATTGGGAGGCATAGCTGGGCTGTCCTCCGTATGCTATGGAATATGCCCATGGATGGTTTCAAGGAACTTTATGACCTAATACCAAACCCTAAACCACCTTTCGATTACGCCTGGAGGTGGACTGGCGGGAACCCGAGGTACCTAGGGCAGCTGTACAGGGCTGGTTGGGATGTTAACCATGTAATAAATAGAATTATTAAGTATAAGGAGTTAGATGTGGCAATACGGTCACTGAGCCAGGGGCAACGGCAATTGCTGGCTAGGGCTGTGGAGGATCCGGATGTGTTGTATGCGGAGGTGAGGGAGGCTCAGCCGTTGATTGACTGGCTAATGGAGAGGAACTTGGTGATTAGGGTATGGGATAGGAACCTTGACTGGGTGGACACACCACCACCTGAGAAGGACCTGGAATTGGGGATTGGTAGGGATTTTGCGTGGCAGACGCCAATTCATAGGGAGGCGGTTAAGAGGGTGTTGGGCATCCTCACGTAG
- a CDS encoding FAD-dependent thymidylate synthase yields MQSNELSMSLVVSPRVELVFTWGSEELVAAMSDVVYRAYSVSDALGRVRSEPSIVVRRITKFLSDGHHSVLEFMGASWLVEGSRAFTHELIRHRVASYWQESQRYVDYARGQLRFVVPPSLGIEGFLRQAINEYVRVRGSAPPEDARYVLPNAMASRVWVQMNAREFYLNFIPLRTGLGAFHEIRLIAWLMFASLANTFPVITRWVWDNLPRLHPDYCRGIDKLAQKYGTRDCRIVSIKDAFEKWQINIPEILQRLMSG; encoded by the coding sequence ATGCAGAGTAATGAATTGAGTATGAGCCTTGTGGTTAGTCCCCGTGTGGAGTTGGTGTTTACCTGGGGTAGTGAGGAGTTGGTTGCTGCGATGAGTGATGTGGTTTATAGGGCGTACTCAGTGAGTGACGCCCTGGGTAGGGTTAGGAGTGAGCCCAGCATCGTGGTTAGGAGGATAACGAAGTTCCTGAGTGATGGGCATCACAGTGTGTTGGAGTTCATGGGTGCGTCATGGCTTGTTGAGGGTAGTAGGGCGTTTACTCACGAGCTCATTAGGCACCGCGTGGCGAGTTACTGGCAGGAGAGCCAGAGGTACGTGGACTACGCAAGGGGTCAGCTACGCTTCGTGGTGCCGCCAAGCCTCGGCATTGAGGGCTTCCTGAGGCAAGCCATTAATGAGTACGTTAGGGTTAGGGGTTCGGCGCCTCCTGAGGATGCTAGGTACGTGTTGCCGAACGCCATGGCTAGTAGGGTTTGGGTTCAGATGAATGCTAGGGAGTTCTACCTGAACTTCATACCACTGAGGACTGGTTTGGGTGCGTTTCATGAGATTAGGCTCATTGCGTGGCTCATGTTCGCATCCCTAGCCAACACATTCCCAGTAATAACCAGGTGGGTCTGGGACAACCTACCAAGACTACACCCAGACTACTGCAGGGGGATTGACAAACTAGCCCAGAAATACGGCACGAGGGACTGCAGGATAGTAAGCATAAAGGACGCATTCGAAAAATGGCAAATAAACATACCAGAAATACTACAAAGACTAATGAGTGGTTGA